One genomic segment of Burkholderiaceae bacterium includes these proteins:
- a CDS encoding pentapeptide repeat-containing protein, which produces MTRDEVLHAVQQAQPVRQCKLTGMDFSRCDLSATLFERCDFTQARLQGADLTDAQFIGCTFAHADLSGCIASGVLFFECRLERVAMSDTALRNAAWMKCEVKGLALVRCTLDFVNLADCRLDQVLFDESRLDKLTLASCRTGKLGFARSQLTRTVLLECDLRQADFRDAAFDTVVMTKSVLAGLSFAGRTLNNVQFIGADLSGCDFSQARLNHVNFQQAQAPGIVLAGAQATGALFVDANIEQGRFEHAHLRQALFCGSRAAMGRFDGADLYQSNWTGAKLKQASLRDCELTYADFSHADLDGADLRGSTLYRTKLHQASDRQAQFSDRARALESDPELLTAERWQPSIDPA; this is translated from the coding sequence ATGACACGCGACGAGGTCCTGCATGCCGTACAGCAGGCGCAACCGGTGCGTCAGTGCAAGCTGACGGGCATGGACTTTTCCCGGTGCGACCTGTCGGCCACCTTGTTCGAGCGCTGCGACTTTACGCAGGCCAGGCTGCAGGGCGCCGATCTGACCGATGCGCAGTTCATCGGGTGCACCTTCGCGCATGCCGATCTGAGCGGCTGCATTGCCAGTGGCGTGCTGTTTTTTGAATGCCGACTCGAGCGCGTGGCCATGTCCGACACGGCGCTGCGCAACGCGGCCTGGATGAAATGCGAGGTCAAGGGCCTTGCGCTGGTGCGCTGCACGCTGGACTTCGTCAATCTTGCGGACTGCCGACTCGATCAGGTGCTGTTTGACGAGAGCAGGCTGGACAAGCTCACGCTGGCCAGTTGCCGCACGGGCAAGCTGGGTTTTGCGCGCAGCCAGTTGACGCGCACGGTGCTGTTGGAGTGTGACCTGCGGCAGGCCGATTTTCGTGACGCGGCATTCGACACCGTGGTGATGACGAAAAGCGTGCTGGCCGGCCTGTCGTTTGCCGGCCGTACGCTGAACAACGTGCAGTTCATTGGCGCCGACCTGAGCGGTTGCGACTTCAGCCAGGCGCGGCTGAACCATGTCAACTTCCAGCAGGCCCAGGCCCCGGGCATCGTGCTGGCGGGTGCGCAGGCCACCGGGGCGCTGTTCGTCGACGCAAACATCGAGCAGGGGCGCTTCGAGCACGCCCATCTGCGCCAGGCCCTGTTTTGCGGCTCCCGGGCGGCCATGGGTCGTTTCGATGGCGCCGATCTGTACCAGAGCAACTGGACCGGCGCCAAGCTAAAGCAGGCGAGCCTACGTGATTGCGAGCTGACGTACGCGGATTTTTCGCACGCCGACCTGGACGGCGCCGACCTGCGCGGCAGCACCCTGTACCGCACCAAGCTGCACCAGGCATCGGACCGCCAAGCCCAATTCTCGGATCGCGCGCGCGCGCTCGAGTCCGACCCGGAACTGCTGACGGCCGAACGCTGGCAGCCATCGATTGATCCCGCTTGA
- the tssJ gene encoding type VI secretion system lipoprotein TssJ yields MLPVRLKQPDNQRRHPQGQCNKGDSVSHSDTVHSSYASRDPATQAPAHGRRGCLLAVAAATLLAACAAPEKPVTTPVTLTLVAAPDTNPDAQGRASPLVTRYYVLKAPGAFELADFFALQDKDTATLGADLVQREEVVLRPGEQRAVRMTLAADAKALGFTGAYRDLSHARWRQSATLTPGQPLNLTVTFGAQGIALTPR; encoded by the coding sequence ATGTTGCCAGTTCGCTTGAAGCAACCGGATAATCAAAGACGACACCCTCAGGGTCAATGCAACAAAGGAGATAGCGTGTCCCATTCCGATACCGTCCATTCGTCCTATGCGTCCCGTGACCCTGCGACGCAGGCGCCTGCGCACGGGCGGCGGGGCTGCCTGCTGGCCGTGGCGGCAGCGACGCTGCTGGCCGCCTGCGCCGCGCCCGAAAAGCCGGTGACCACCCCGGTGACGCTGACCCTGGTGGCGGCCCCCGACACCAACCCCGACGCCCAGGGGCGGGCCTCGCCCCTGGTCACGCGCTACTACGTGCTCAAGGCGCCGGGCGCCTTCGAGTTGGCCGACTTCTTTGCCCTGCAGGACAAGGACACCGCCACGCTGGGGGCGGACCTGGTGCAGCGCGAGGAGGTGGTCCTGCGCCCCGGGGAGCAGCGCGCCGTGCGGATGACGCTGGCGGCGGACGCGAAGGCCCTGGGCTTTACCGGCGCCTACCGCGACCTCAGCCATGCGCGCTGGCGCCAGAGCGCGACGCTGACGCCGGGCCAACCGCTGAATTTGACGGTGACCTTTGGCGCGCAGGGCATTGCGCTGACCCCGCGCTGA
- the tagH gene encoding type VI secretion system-associated FHA domain protein TagH: MLHISIVSRQGVSVDAAGAQFGEDGGTIGRADTNKLVLDDPDRTVSRVHAQIVCRAGAYAIIDRGSNPLQLNGRPIGAGNEALLNAGDRLLVGGFELLVSLLREQGTPAAVMAAPAEPVTAVEDPFSHLLDGLVEPPAGPPAEPPSRPANPDPTAGLFPDPLSEGEPSPAAVDPFADLLAPPAGASVARSAAAAAPSRPDDFSDLVTPPSAGGESIDELFGLGGPLAHDPLAMTPLDDPLSQPNTASAADPLAALARPVAPRKTARGDHLPVDEFAFVAPVARIPVPAPPPPSAVSTPAVIGPDIAPPDAPVDRFQATLGPSRAEPKAHPAAAMPAPAPAPAVAVHAPPQGEQAAGDALLAALLRGLGPMQSTPELLTPGLMERLGELLRTSTEGTLQLLHTRQEFKHEVRAQVTVIAAQANNPLKFSPTVEVALAHLLGPGMRGFMPAEAAMRDAYQDLRAHEFGVMVGMRAALEHVIKQFAPEALEQNITAKSRLDAIFTANRKARLWDQFVRLYDDIAREAEDDFHALFGKAFLKAYEEQLDRLKGGGPK; this comes from the coding sequence GTGCTCCACATTTCCATTGTTTCCCGGCAGGGGGTCAGCGTCGATGCGGCGGGCGCGCAGTTCGGCGAGGATGGCGGCACGATCGGCCGGGCCGACACCAACAAGCTGGTGCTCGACGACCCCGATCGCACCGTGTCGCGGGTGCATGCCCAGATCGTCTGCCGGGCGGGTGCCTACGCCATCATCGATCGTGGCAGCAACCCGTTGCAACTCAACGGCCGTCCCATCGGCGCCGGCAACGAGGCACTCCTGAACGCAGGCGACCGCCTGTTGGTCGGCGGCTTCGAACTGCTGGTTTCGCTGCTGCGGGAACAAGGCACGCCAGCCGCCGTCATGGCCGCGCCGGCTGAACCGGTCACTGCCGTCGAAGACCCTTTTTCCCATTTGCTCGATGGCCTGGTTGAGCCACCTGCCGGGCCGCCGGCCGAACCGCCATCGCGGCCAGCCAACCCCGATCCGACTGCCGGGCTGTTTCCCGACCCCTTGAGCGAGGGCGAGCCATCGCCCGCTGCGGTCGATCCGTTTGCCGATCTGCTGGCTCCACCTGCTGGCGCCTCAGTCGCCCGATCGGCTGCCGCGGCAGCGCCATCGCGCCCGGACGATTTTTCGGACCTGGTGACGCCGCCGTCGGCAGGGGGCGAGTCGATCGATGAGCTGTTCGGCCTGGGGGGCCCGCTGGCCCATGACCCACTGGCCATGACGCCGCTGGACGATCCGCTCAGCCAGCCCAACACCGCCTCGGCCGCCGACCCGCTGGCTGCGCTGGCGCGGCCGGTGGCGCCCCGGAAAACGGCACGGGGCGATCATCTGCCGGTCGATGAGTTTGCCTTTGTCGCCCCGGTGGCTCGGATCCCGGTGCCTGCGCCGCCACCGCCATCGGCGGTCTCGACGCCTGCGGTCATCGGGCCTGACATTGCACCGCCGGATGCTCCGGTCGACCGCTTCCAGGCAACGCTCGGGCCCAGTCGTGCCGAACCGAAAGCCCACCCTGCCGCCGCCATGCCGGCACCAGCGCCCGCGCCAGCCGTGGCAGTCCATGCGCCGCCGCAAGGCGAACAGGCCGCAGGCGACGCGCTGCTGGCCGCCTTGCTGCGGGGCCTGGGCCCCATGCAGAGCACGCCCGAGCTGCTGACACCGGGGTTGATGGAGCGCCTGGGCGAGCTGCTGCGGACCTCGACCGAAGGGACCCTGCAGCTCTTGCACACCCGGCAGGAGTTCAAGCACGAGGTGCGAGCCCAGGTCACCGTCATCGCCGCGCAGGCCAACAACCCGCTCAAGTTCTCGCCCACCGTCGAGGTGGCCCTGGCGCATCTGCTGGGGCCGGGAATGCGCGGCTTCATGCCGGCCGAGGCGGCGATGCGCGACGCCTACCAGGATCTGCGGGCGCATGAATTTGGCGTCATGGTGGGCATGCGCGCCGCACTGGAGCACGTGATCAAGCAGTTCGCGCCCGAAGCCCTGGAGCAGAACATCACGGCCAAGTCCCGCTTGGATGCCATCTTCACGGCCAACCGCAAGGCCAGGCTATGGGACCAGTTCGTCAGGCTCTACGACGACATCGCCCGCGAGGCCGAGGACGACTTTCATGCGCTGTTCGGCAAGGCCTTTTTAAAGGCCTATGAAGAGCAACTCGATCGTTTGAAGGGTGGCGGCCCCAAATAG
- the tssA gene encoding type VI secretion system protein TssA: MLTSDLVNDLLAPIAADDPCGPDLEYDPAFMVLVADSLGKPEQQFGDTIIAAIEPDWAQIGAQATGILKRSKDLRGAVLLLRAATRTQGLEGARLGLELLSGLLDRFWDGVHPQLDADDDNDPTMRLNALAALNDEGAVVRDLYDVTLGIAAGIGPIRVRDLATARGTLAATGDGSSLSPTVVQGGLDDILAAAPERAETMRALSPLLTRMVDLVAERSGRTDTLDLTRLAGVARLLGQSAPTGTSTTEGTSEPTPEDRATHAGDPSGSPANVPRGEIHTRQDALQTLDRVIRFLEQAEPGNPAPLLIARAKQLIGVSFLDIMANLAPNALDTIQVITGPRPES; this comes from the coding sequence ATGCTGACTTCGGACCTCGTCAACGACCTGCTCGCGCCCATCGCGGCCGACGACCCCTGCGGGCCGGATCTTGAATACGATCCGGCTTTCATGGTGCTGGTTGCCGATTCGCTGGGCAAGCCCGAGCAGCAGTTCGGCGACACCATCATCGCCGCGATCGAGCCCGACTGGGCCCAGATCGGAGCGCAAGCCACCGGGATCCTGAAGCGCTCCAAGGACCTGCGCGGCGCCGTGCTGCTGCTGCGCGCCGCCACGCGCACCCAGGGGTTGGAGGGTGCGCGTCTGGGGCTCGAGTTGCTGTCCGGCCTGCTCGACCGGTTCTGGGACGGCGTGCACCCTCAGCTCGACGCCGACGACGACAACGACCCGACCATGCGCCTGAACGCGCTCGCCGCCCTCAACGACGAGGGCGCGGTGGTGCGCGACCTGTACGACGTCACCCTGGGCATCGCCGCCGGCATCGGCCCGATTCGCGTGCGCGACCTGGCCACCGCGCGCGGCACGCTGGCCGCCACCGGTGACGGCTCGAGCTTGTCCCCCACCGTGGTGCAGGGCGGCCTCGACGACATCCTGGCTGCCGCGCCGGAGCGCGCCGAAACCATGCGGGCCCTGAGTCCGCTGCTGACGCGCATGGTCGACCTGGTGGCCGAGCGCAGCGGGCGCACCGACACGCTCGACCTGACACGTCTGGCTGGCGTGGCCCGGCTCCTGGGTCAGAGCGCACCCACGGGCACCAGCACCACCGAGGGCACGTCCGAGCCTACACCGGAAGATCGTGCCACCCACGCCGGCGACCCCTCGGGCTCACCGGCAAACGTCCCACGGGGAGAAATCCACACCCGACAGGACGCGCTGCAGACGCTTGATCGGGTCATTCGCTTCCTGGAGCAGGCCGAACCCGGCAATCCGGCGCCGCTGCTGATTGCCCGCGCCAAGCAGCTCATCGGCGTCAGCTTTCTCGACATCATGGCCAACCTGGCCCCCAACGCGCTGGACACCATCCAAGTCATCACCGGGCCCCGGCCTGAATCCTGA
- the tssB gene encoding type VI secretion system contractile sheath small subunit: protein MAQSSQKFIARNRAPRVQIEYDVELYGAEKKIQLPFVMGVMADLSGKPENPLPAVGDRKLLEFDIDNFDARMKAMKPRTAFSVENTLTGEGDLKVELTFESMEDFSPAAVARKVDALNKLLEARNQLSNLVTYMDGKTGAEELLARVLDDPALLQSLAATAKQAEDGGAA, encoded by the coding sequence ATGGCACAAAGCAGCCAGAAGTTCATTGCCCGCAACCGCGCCCCGCGCGTGCAGATCGAGTACGACGTCGAGTTGTACGGCGCCGAGAAAAAGATCCAGCTGCCCTTCGTGATGGGGGTGATGGCCGATCTTTCCGGCAAGCCCGAAAACCCGCTGCCCGCCGTCGGCGACCGCAAGCTCCTCGAATTCGACATCGACAACTTCGACGCCCGCATGAAGGCCATGAAGCCGCGCACGGCGTTTTCGGTCGAGAACACCCTCACCGGGGAGGGCGATCTGAAGGTGGAACTCACCTTCGAGAGCATGGAGGACTTCTCGCCCGCGGCCGTCGCGCGCAAGGTCGACGCCCTGAACAAGCTGCTGGAAGCGCGCAACCAGCTGTCCAACCTGGTCACCTACATGGACGGCAAGACCGGCGCCGAGGAGCTGCTGGCCAGGGTGCTGGACGACCCGGCCCTGCTGCAGTCCCTGGCGGCGACCGCCAAGCAAGCCGAAGACGGCGGCGCTGCCTGA
- a CDS encoding type VI secretion system tube protein Hcp yields the protein MSSDFHIKLAGVEGESKHKDHKGEIEVQSWSWSVSNASSAAVGSGSGKGKAVAGEFIFTHNYDKASPNLAKSCVSGKHFDSLVLTCRKSGEGQQEYLKVTLKEAFVTSVHPGGTAGGDVVEVAKLSFKDIEFTYKPQTEKGSTGADSKFGWDVASTETR from the coding sequence ATGTCATCCGATTTCCACATCAAGCTGGCCGGCGTCGAAGGCGAGTCAAAGCACAAGGATCACAAGGGCGAGATCGAGGTTCAGTCCTGGAGTTGGAGCGTTTCCAACGCGTCCTCCGCAGCCGTCGGCAGCGGCTCGGGCAAGGGCAAGGCCGTGGCCGGCGAGTTCATCTTCACGCACAACTACGACAAGGCATCACCCAACCTGGCCAAGAGCTGCGTGTCCGGCAAGCACTTTGACAGCCTGGTCTTGACCTGCCGCAAATCCGGCGAGGGGCAGCAGGAGTACCTGAAGGTCACCCTCAAGGAGGCCTTCGTCACCTCCGTGCACCCGGGCGGCACCGCCGGCGGCGACGTGGTGGAGGTGGCCAAGCTGAGCTTCAAGGACATCGAGTTCACCTACAAGCCGCAAACCGAGAAAGGCAGCACCGGCGCGGATTCGAAGTTTGGCTGGGACGTGGCTTCGACCGAAACGCGCTGA
- the tssC gene encoding type VI secretion system contractile sheath large subunit — translation MAEATQQSALKDVEYAGGDFASLLQKEFKPRSDEAKSAVEQAVQTLAQQALSQTQLIGKDVTRSIQAMIAAIDAKLTEQVNKIIHHPDYQQLESAWRGLAYMVNNTETDENLKIRVMDISKKELAKNLKKFKGTAWDQSPVFKKIYEQEYGQFGGEPFGAIVCDYYFDQTPPDVELLGEMAKIGASAHAPFITGASPSLMQMQSWQELANPRDLTKIFLTPEYAAWRSLRESDDSKYLGLCMPRFLARAPYGAHTNPVEEFDFEEDTAGADHSKYAWANAAYAMATNINRSYKLYGWGSRIRGIESGGAVENLPLHTFPSDDGGVDQKCPTEIAISDRREAELSKAGLLSLIHRKNSDFAAFIGAQSLNKPFEYDDPDATANANLAARLPYLFACNRFAHYLKCIVRDKIGSFKEREDMERWLNKWIMNYVDGDPANSSEITKSQKPLAAAEVVVEEVEGNPGYYTSKFFLRPHYQLEGLTVSLRLVSKLPSTKGAA, via the coding sequence ATGGCCGAAGCAACCCAGCAAAGCGCCCTCAAGGACGTCGAATACGCCGGCGGCGACTTTGCCTCGCTGCTGCAAAAAGAGTTCAAGCCGCGCAGCGACGAAGCCAAGAGCGCCGTCGAGCAGGCCGTTCAGACCCTGGCCCAGCAGGCGCTGAGCCAGACCCAGCTCATCGGCAAGGACGTCACGCGCTCGATCCAGGCCATGATCGCCGCCATCGACGCCAAGCTGACCGAGCAGGTCAACAAGATCATCCACCACCCGGATTACCAGCAGCTCGAAAGCGCCTGGCGCGGCCTGGCCTACATGGTCAACAACACCGAGACCGACGAGAACCTGAAGATCCGTGTGATGGACATCTCCAAGAAGGAGTTGGCCAAAAACCTGAAGAAGTTCAAGGGCACGGCCTGGGACCAGAGCCCGGTGTTCAAGAAGATCTACGAACAGGAGTACGGCCAGTTCGGCGGCGAGCCTTTCGGCGCCATCGTGTGCGACTACTACTTCGACCAGACCCCACCCGATGTCGAGCTGCTGGGCGAAATGGCCAAGATCGGTGCGTCGGCGCACGCACCCTTCATCACCGGCGCCAGCCCCAGCCTGATGCAGATGCAAAGCTGGCAGGAACTGGCCAACCCGCGCGACCTGACCAAGATCTTCCTCACGCCCGAATACGCCGCCTGGCGCAGCCTGCGCGAGTCCGACGACTCCAAGTACCTGGGCCTGTGCATGCCGCGCTTTCTGGCGCGCGCACCCTACGGCGCCCACACCAACCCGGTGGAGGAGTTCGACTTCGAGGAAGACACCGCTGGCGCCGACCACTCCAAGTACGCCTGGGCCAACGCCGCCTACGCCATGGCCACCAACATCAACCGCTCGTACAAGCTGTACGGCTGGGGCTCGCGCATCCGCGGCATCGAGTCGGGCGGCGCGGTGGAGAACCTGCCGCTGCACACCTTCCCCAGCGACGATGGCGGCGTCGACCAGAAGTGCCCCACCGAGATCGCCATCAGCGACCGGCGCGAGGCCGAGCTGTCCAAGGCCGGCCTGCTCTCGCTCATCCACCGCAAGAACAGCGACTTCGCCGCCTTCATCGGCGCGCAGTCACTCAACAAGCCCTTCGAGTACGACGACCCCGACGCCACCGCCAACGCCAACCTGGCCGCGCGCCTGCCCTACCTGTTTGCCTGCAACCGCTTCGCGCACTACCTCAAGTGCATCGTGCGCGACAAGATCGGCAGCTTCAAGGAACGCGAAGACATGGAGCGCTGGCTGAACAAGTGGATCATGAATTACGTCGATGGTGACCCGGCCAACTCGTCGGAGATCACCAAATCGCAAAAACCGCTCGCCGCCGCCGAAGTGGTGGTTGAGGAAGTCGAGGGCAACCCTGGCTACTACACCTCCAAGTTCTTCCTGCGGCCGCACTACCAGCTCGAAGGCCTGACGGTTTCGCTGCGCCTGGTTTCCAAGCTGCCCTCCACCAAAGGTGCCGCCTAG
- a CDS encoding DUF3540 domain-containing protein, whose protein sequence is MNAHEISSHESARPMLASGTAIVIRVDAEQGRLVLDAAEGPRQAVRAASCLVLPATGDTVAWMAADDGGAFVTAVLRRDADVPLTLSLPAGAVLESPGGALTLQADTLALRARTLSVEGESAHMSVEQVRGVGQTASWSFGVVKLTAELLESFAERVLQFSRWSQRMVDGPDQVRSRQIDYRADHTLQLQAHTVIANAEKLLKADGDQIHLG, encoded by the coding sequence GTGAACGCACATGAAATCAGCTCGCATGAATCGGCTCGGCCGATGCTGGCATCGGGCACCGCGATCGTGATTCGAGTGGACGCCGAGCAGGGCCGCCTTGTCCTGGACGCGGCTGAAGGGCCGCGGCAGGCGGTGCGGGCCGCGAGCTGCCTGGTGCTTCCGGCGACCGGTGACACGGTGGCATGGATGGCCGCGGACGATGGCGGCGCCTTTGTCACCGCCGTCCTGCGGCGCGATGCCGATGTGCCGCTCACGCTGTCCCTGCCGGCCGGGGCCGTGCTTGAAAGTCCGGGCGGCGCGTTGACCTTGCAGGCCGACACCCTGGCACTGCGGGCCCGCACGCTCAGCGTTGAGGGGGAGAGTGCTCACATGAGCGTCGAGCAGGTGCGCGGCGTGGGGCAAACGGCATCCTGGTCCTTTGGGGTCGTCAAGCTGACGGCCGAGCTGCTGGAGTCGTTTGCCGAGCGCGTGCTGCAGTTTTCGCGCTGGAGCCAGCGCATGGTCGATGGGCCTGACCAGGTCCGCAGCCGCCAGATCGACTACCGCGCCGACCACACCCTGCAACTTCAGGCACACACCGTCATTGCCAATGCCGAGAAGCTGCTCAAGGCCGACGGCGATCAGATCCACCTGGGCTGA
- a CDS encoding DUF4150 domain-containing protein, whose translation MFANCQLGGLDTAFPDVCLTPSPPGVPVPLPYPDIAAGPMAVPNVPTILFCGAPAHNMGTTIPMTNGDNVGLATGVASGTVMGPSRHLTGAFTVLLKGLPATRMTSVSLQNSTNAPGCRLVPSQIKILMLAP comes from the coding sequence ATGTTTGCCAATTGCCAACTCGGCGGCCTGGACACCGCATTTCCCGATGTCTGCCTGACCCCGTCGCCGCCCGGAGTGCCCGTGCCATTGCCGTACCCGGACATCGCAGCCGGCCCCATGGCGGTGCCCAATGTGCCCACCATCCTGTTTTGCGGCGCGCCCGCGCACAACATGGGGACGACGATTCCGATGACCAATGGCGACAACGTCGGTTTGGCCACCGGCGTGGCGTCCGGAACGGTCATGGGGCCGAGCCGCCACCTGACGGGGGCCTTCACGGTCCTGCTCAAGGGCCTGCCGGCTACGCGCATGACCAGTGTTTCGCTGCAGAACAGCACCAACGCGCCAGGCTGCCGGCTGGTTCCCAGCCAGATCAAAATTCTGATGCTGGCGCCTTGA
- a CDS encoding serine/threonine-protein phosphatase, with protein sequence MNFEIVTLSKPGGREYNEDVYGHWSNGRFMACLVADGAGGHGGGDVAASTARSSILGGYARVPSLDGTFLKQLLEQANLDVVARQAEGGKLAAMRTTAVLAVLDTHEQALMWAHSGDSRAYLFRDGAIVARTVDHSLVQQMVAGGMLDEEGARLHPQRNMLLSALGSVSDPLEVDVSGRMRLQTGDVLLLCSDGVWEVLGDQLLLESLHAASGPRQWAELLDAQVHGRGKVNHDNYTALILWANDSDNQTTRLLNA encoded by the coding sequence GTGAATTTCGAAATCGTTACCCTCTCCAAACCCGGTGGGCGCGAGTACAACGAGGACGTGTACGGCCACTGGAGCAACGGCCGCTTCATGGCGTGCCTGGTGGCCGATGGGGCTGGCGGGCATGGAGGCGGCGACGTGGCGGCCAGTACGGCGCGCAGCAGCATCCTGGGCGGGTACGCGCGCGTTCCGTCGCTGGACGGGACATTCCTGAAGCAATTGCTGGAGCAGGCCAACCTGGATGTGGTCGCCCGGCAGGCTGAAGGAGGCAAGTTGGCGGCGATGCGGACGACGGCGGTGCTCGCGGTGCTGGACACCCATGAGCAGGCCCTGATGTGGGCTCATTCGGGCGACAGCCGGGCCTACCTGTTTCGCGATGGCGCCATCGTCGCTCGCACCGTGGATCACAGCCTGGTGCAGCAGATGGTGGCGGGTGGCATGTTGGACGAGGAGGGCGCGCGCCTGCACCCGCAGCGCAACATGCTGCTGTCGGCGCTGGGCTCCGTCAGCGACCCGCTGGAGGTCGATGTATCCGGCCGCATGCGCCTGCAGACGGGGGACGTACTGCTGCTTTGCTCCGATGGCGTGTGGGAGGTGCTGGGTGACCAGCTTTTGCTCGAGTCATTGCACGCGGCCAGTGGTCCTCGGCAGTGGGCTGAGCTGCTCGATGCCCAGGTGCATGGCAGGGGCAAGGTCAATCATGACAACTACACGGCCCTGATCCTGTGGGCGAATGACAGCGATAACCAGACAACGCGCCTGTTGAACGCTTAG
- a CDS encoding peptidoglycan-binding protein encodes MAFTTTARSQSEGVVNFYNIDWPVGRIGNNIHDDVMLVQALFKIFYYEMLGFNDNFEPPPGESEVIKVDGYAGPATLRHIVHFQTQCKKRGASVLLDGIFDPYRQEGQRSTISKTYYALDFLNVQIWNCCKLEGVDYYTALPNREDIPLLLRNALKTCKSTAAAYS; translated from the coding sequence ATGGCATTCACAACCACTGCCCGCAGCCAAAGTGAAGGCGTTGTCAACTTCTACAACATCGACTGGCCCGTCGGACGAATTGGCAACAACATCCATGATGATGTCATGCTGGTGCAGGCGCTGTTCAAGATCTTCTACTACGAGATGCTTGGATTCAATGACAACTTCGAGCCTCCTCCCGGTGAATCCGAGGTCATCAAAGTGGACGGTTACGCCGGCCCCGCGACGCTTCGACACATCGTCCACTTTCAAACACAGTGCAAAAAACGCGGTGCTTCCGTGCTGCTGGATGGAATCTTCGACCCATATCGCCAGGAAGGGCAACGAAGCACGATATCAAAAACCTACTACGCACTGGATTTTCTGAACGTTCAGATATGGAATTGCTGCAAGTTGGAGGGTGTCGACTACTACACCGCGCTTCCGAATCGCGAAGACATACCCCTGCTGCTGCGCAACGCACTGAAAACGTGCAAATCCACCGCCGCCGCGTACAGTTGA